A genomic window from Phocoena sinus isolate mPhoSin1 chromosome 20, mPhoSin1.pri, whole genome shotgun sequence includes:
- the ABCC3 gene encoding canalicular multispecific organic anion transporter 2 isoform X4: MDALCGSKFWDSNLSVHTDNPDVTPCFQNSVLAWVPCIYLWAALPCYLFYLRHRHQGYIVLSSLSRVKTALGVLLWCVSWIDLFYSFHGLVHGWAPAPIFFVTPLVVGVTMLLATLLIQYERLQGVRSSGVLIIFWFLCVVCGIIPFRSKILSALAQGKISDPFRFTTFYIYFALVLSALVLSCSREKPPFFSPKNIDPVGHPQLPAALGGVGPLVPEQGGPLPRGGAEAAGGEEEATRAGSANLGPSVLAGVALMVLLIPLNGAVAVKMRAFQVEQMKLKDSRVKLMSEILGGIKVLKLYAWEPSFLKQVEDIRQEELRLMRQAAYLHATSTFIWICTPFLVTLTTLGMYVSVDKNNVLDAEKAFVSVSLFNILKIPLNMLPQLISNLAQTSVSLKRIQHFLSQDELDSQCVERKTITPGYTVTIHNGTFTWSQNLPPTLHSLDIQVPKGALVAVVGPVGCGKSSLLSALLGEMEKLEGKVYMKGSVAYVPQQAWIQNCTLQENVLFGQALDPKRYQQALEACALLADLEVLPGGSKTEIGEKGINLSGGQRQRVSLARAVYSDADIFLLDDPLSAVDSHVAKHIFDQVIGPEGVLAGKTRVLVTHGISFLPQTDFVIVLADGQVSEIGTYAALLQRNGSFANFLRNYAPDEGKKHQEADSRTALEDKEDEEVLLTEDPLSNHTDLTVHEPVTYEVQKQFMRQLSAMSLEREGQGRPVPRRRLGAAEKVVQATEAKASRVLLTQEEKVEMGTVKLRVFWDYARAVGLCAMLTICLLHGGQSAAAIGANVWLSAWTGEAVVNGQQNNTSQRLGVYAALGILQGLLVMLSAIMMAVGGVQAARLLHQALLYNKMRSPQSFFDTTPSGRILNRFSKDVYIIDEVLAPTILMLLNSFYNSISTLVVIVASTPLFAVVILPLAVLYLFVQRLYVATSRQLKRLESVSRSPIYSHFLETVTGSSVIRAYGRSQDFEAISDAKVDTNQRSCYPYIASNRWLGVRVEFVGNCVVFFTALFAVIGRSSQSPGLVGLSVSYALQVTLALNWMIRTLSDLESNIVAVERVKGYSKTETEAPWVVEGSRPPAGWPLQGEVEFRNYSVRYRPGLELVLKDLSLQVRGGEKVGIVGRTGAGKSSMTLCLFRILEAAEGDILIDGLNVADIGLHDLRSQLTIIPQDPILFSGTLRMNLDPFGNYSEEDMWRVLELSHLHTFVSSQPAGLDFQCSEGGENLSVGQRQLVCLARALLRKSRILVLDEATAAIDLETDDLIQATIHTQCETCTVLTIAHRLNTIMDYTRVLVLDKGTIAEFDSPTNLIAARGIFYGMARDAGLA; the protein is encoded by the exons GACTCCAATCTGTCCGTGCACACAGACAACCCGGACGTCACTCCCTGCTTCCAGAACTCCGTGCTggcctgggtcccctgcatctaCCTGTGGGCTGCCCTGCCCTGCTACCTGTTCTACCTGCGGCACCGCCACCAAGGCTACATTGTTCTCTCTAGTCTCTCTAGGGTCAAGACG GCCTTGGGCGTCCTGCTGTGGTGTGTCTCCTGGATTGACCTCTTCTACTCCTTCCATGGCCTGGTCCATGGTTGGGCCCCTGCTCCCATCTTCTTTGTCACCCCCTTGGTGGTGGGGGTCACCATG CTGCTGGCCACCCTGCTGATCCAGTATGAGCGGCTGCAGGGGGTTCGGTCTTCGGGGGTCCTCATCATCTTCTGGTTCCTGTGTGTGGTCTGTGGCATCATCCCCTTCCGTTCCAAGATCCTTTCAGCTTTGGCACAG GGCAAGATCTCAGACCCCTTCCGCTTCACCACCTTCTATATCTACTTTGCCCTGGTGCTCTCTGCCCTTGTCCTCTCGTGCTCCAGGGAGAAGCCACCATTTTTCTCCCCCAAGAATATCGACCCC GTTGGCCATCCTCAGCTACCGGCGGCCCTTGGAGGAGTGGGACCTCTGGTGCCTGAACAAGGAGGACCGCTCCCACGTGGTGGTGCAGAGGCtgctggaggagaggaagaagcaacaagagcaGGCAGCGCG AACCTGGGTCCCTCTGTCCTGGCTGGAGTCGCTCTCATGGTCTTGCTGATTCCGCTCAATGGAGCCGTGGCTGTGAAAATGCGTGCGTTCCAG GTAGAGCAAATGAAACTCAAGGACTCACGCGTCAAGCTGATGAGCGAGATCCTGGGTGGCATCAAGGTGCTGAAGCTGTATGCCTGGGAGCCCAGCTTCTTGAAGCAGGTGGAGGACATCCGGCAGGAGGAGCTCCGGCTGATGCGCCAGGCTGCCTACCTCCACGCCACGTCCACTTTCATCTGGATCTGCACCCCCTTCCTG GTGACCCTGACCACCCTCGGGATGTACGTGTCCGTGGACAAGAACAATGTGCTGGATGCTGAGAAGGCCTTTGTGTCCGTGTCCCTGTTCAACATCTTAAAAATCCCCCTCAACATGCTGCCCCAGTTGATCAGCAACTTGGCCCAG ACCAGTGTGTCTCTGAAACGGATCCAGCATTTCCTGAGCCAAGATGAACTTGACTCCCAGTGTGTGGAAAGAAAGACCATCACCCCAG GCTATACTGTCACCATACACAATGGCACCTTCACCTGGTCCCAGAACCTACCACCCACCCTGCACAG CCTAGATATCCAGGTGCCAAAAGGGGCACTAGTGGCTGTGGTGGGGCCTGTGGGTTGTGGGAAGTCCTCCCTGTTGTCTGCCCTGCTGGGAGAGATGGAGAAGCTGGAAGGCAAGGTGTATATGAAG GGCTCCGTGGCCTACGTGCCCCAGCAGGCATGGATACAGAACTGCACTCTTCAGGAAAATGTGCTGTTTGGCCAAGCCCTGGACCCCAAGCGGTACCAACAGGCTCTGGAGGCCTGTGCCCTGCTGGCTGACCTGGAGGTGCTGCCTGGTGGAAGCAAGACAGAGATCGGAGAGAAG GGCATTAACCTGTCTGGGGGCCAGCGTCAGCGGGTCAGTCTGGCCCGAGCTGTCTACAGTGACGCTGACATTTTTTTGCTGGATGACCCATTGTCAGCCGTGGACTCCCACGTGGCCAAACATATCTTTGACCAAGTCATTGGGCCAGAAGGTGTGCTGGCAGGAAAG ACACGGGTGCTAGTGACGCATGGCATCAGCTTCCTGCCCCAGACGGACTTTGTCATAGTGCTAGCCGACGGGCAGGTGTCTGAGATTGGCACTTACGCAGCCCTGCTGCAGCGCAATGGCTCCTTTGCCAACTTTCTCCGCAACTATGCACCTGATGAGGGCAAGAAGCACCAGGAGGCCGACAGCAGGACCG CCTTGGAGGACAAAGAGGATGAGGAGGTGCTGCTGACTGAGGACCCGCTCAGCAATCACACAGACCTGACGGTTCATGAGCCAGTGACATACGAGGTCCAGAAGCAGTTTATGAG ACAGCTGAGTGCCATGTCCCTGGAAAGAGAGGGCCAGGGTCGGCCTGTGCCCAGGAGGCGCCTAGGTGCGGCAGAAAAGGTAGTGCAGGCAACAGAGGCCAAGGCGAGCCGTGTGCTGCTGACCCAGGAGGAGAAGGTGGAGATGGGCACT GTGAAGCTGAGGGTGTTCTGGGATTACGCCAGGGCCGTGGGGCTCTGTGCCATGCTGACCATCTGTCTGCTGCACGGGGGTCAAAGTGCGGCTGCCATTGGGGCCAACGTCTGGCTCAGTGCCTGGACCGGTGAGGCTGTGGTGAACGGCCAGCAGAACAACACCTCCCAGAGGCTGGGTGTCTACGCCGCCTTGGGAATTCTGCAAG GGCTCCTGGTGATGCTGTCAGCCATCATGATGGCGGTGGGAGGCGTCCAGGCCGCGCGCTTGCTTCACCAGGCACTGCTGTACAACAAGATGCGCTCGCCACAGTCCTTCTTCGATACGACGCCCTCAGGCCGCATCCTCAACCGCTTCTCCAAGGACGTCTACATCATCGATGAGGTTCTGGCTCCCACCATCCTGATGCTGCTGAATTCCTTCTACAACTCCATCTCCACCCTCGTGGTCATCGTGGCCAGCACGCCACTCTTTGCTGTGGTCATCCTGCCTTTGGCTGTCCTCTACCTCTTTGTGCAG CGCCTCTATGTGGCTACGTCACGGCAACTGAAGCGGCTGGAATCTGTCAGCCGCTCACCCATCTACTCCCACTTTTTGGAGACGGTGACCGGCTCCAGCGTCATCCGGGCCTATGGCCGCAGCCAGGACTTCGAGGCCATCAGTGATGCTAAGGTGGACACCAACCAGAGGAGCTGCTACCCTTACATCGCCTCCAACAG GTGGCTGGGGGTCCGAGTGGAGTTCGTGGGCAACTGTGTCGTGTTCTTCACTGCACTCTTTGCTGTGATTGGGAGAAGCAGCCAGAGTCCAGGGCTGGTGGGCCTGTCTGTGTCCTATGCCCTACAG GTGACGTTGGCTCTGAACTGGATGATACGAACGCTATCAGACTTGGAGTCTAATATTGTGGCCGTGGAGAGAGTCAAAGGGTACTCCAAGACGGAGACTGAG GCCCCCTGGGTGGTGGAGGGCAGCCGCCCACCAGCGGGCTGGCCACTGCAGGGTGAGGTGGAGTTCCGGAATTACTCTGTGCGCTACCGGCCGGGCCTGGAGCTGGTGCTGAAGGACCTGAGTCTACAAGTGCGAGGTGGCGAGAAG GTGGGGATCGTGGGCCGCACTGGGGCTGGCAAATCGTCCATGACCCTCTGCCTGTTCCGCATCCTGGAAGCCGCGGAGGGCGACATCCTCATCGACGGCCTCAATGTGGCTGACATCGGGCTCCATGACCTGCGTTCTCAGCTGACCATCATCCCCCAG GACCCCATCTTGTTCTCGGGGACCCTGCGCATGAACCTGGACCCCTTCGGCAATTACTCGGAGGAAGACATGTGGCGAGTCTTGGAGCTGTCCCACCTGCACACGTTTGTGAGCTCCCAGCCGGCAGGCCTGGACTTCCAGTGCTCCGAGGGCGGGGAGAATCTCAG CGTGGGCCAGCGGCAGCTTGTGTGCCTGGCCAGAGCCCTGCTTCGCAAGAGTCGCATCCTGGTTTTAGACGAGGCCACAGCCGCCATCGACCTGGAGACTGATGACCTCATCCAGGCCACCATCCACACCCAGTGTGAGACCTGCACGGTGCTGACCATCGCACATCGGCTCAACACCATCATGGACTACACCAG GGTCCTGGTCCTGGACAAAGGGACAATAGCTGAATTTGATTCTCCAACCAACCTCATTGCAGCCAGAGGCATCTTCTACGGGATGGCCAGAGATGCTGGACTTGCCTAA
- the ABCC3 gene encoding canalicular multispecific organic anion transporter 2 isoform X1 — protein sequence MDALCGSKFWDSNLSVHTDNPDVTPCFQNSVLAWVPCIYLWAALPCYLFYLRHRHQGYIVLSSLSRVKTALGVLLWCVSWIDLFYSFHGLVHGWAPAPIFFVTPLVVGVTMLLATLLIQYERLQGVRSSGVLIIFWFLCVVCGIIPFRSKILSALAQGKISDPFRFTTFYIYFALVLSALVLSCSREKPPFFSPKNIDPNPCPEAGAGFLSRLSFWWFTKLAILSYRRPLEEWDLWCLNKEDRSHVVVQRLLEERKKQQEQAARHQAAEASGKRLSSEGEVLLGGRPQAREPPFLRALMATFGSSFLLSMFFKLTQDLLSFINPQLLSVLIRFISNPTAPTWWGFLVAGLMFVCSVMQTLILHQYYHCIFVMGLRFRTGIIGVIYRKALVITNSVKRESTVGEIVNLMSVDAQRFMDVVPFINLLWSAPLQMILAVYFLWQNLGPSVLAGVALMVLLIPLNGAVAVKMRAFQVEQMKLKDSRVKLMSEILGGIKVLKLYAWEPSFLKQVEDIRQEELRLMRQAAYLHATSTFIWICTPFLVTLTTLGMYVSVDKNNVLDAEKAFVSVSLFNILKIPLNMLPQLISNLAQTSVSLKRIQHFLSQDELDSQCVERKTITPGYTVTIHNGTFTWSQNLPPTLHSLDIQVPKGALVAVVGPVGCGKSSLLSALLGEMEKLEGKVYMKGSVAYVPQQAWIQNCTLQENVLFGQALDPKRYQQALEACALLADLEVLPGGSKTEIGEKGINLSGGQRQRVSLARAVYSDADIFLLDDPLSAVDSHVAKHIFDQVIGPEGVLAGKTRVLVTHGISFLPQTDFVIVLADGQVSEIGTYAALLQRNGSFANFLRNYAPDEGKKHQEADSRTALEDKEDEEVLLTEDPLSNHTDLTVHEPVTYEVQKQFMRQLSAMSLEREGQGRPVPRRRLGAAEKVVQATEAKASRVLLTQEEKVEMGTVKLRVFWDYARAVGLCAMLTICLLHGGQSAAAIGANVWLSAWTGEAVVNGQQNNTSQRLGVYAALGILQGLLVMLSAIMMAVGGVQAARLLHQALLYNKMRSPQSFFDTTPSGRILNRFSKDVYIIDEVLAPTILMLLNSFYNSISTLVVIVASTPLFAVVILPLAVLYLFVQRLYVATSRQLKRLESVSRSPIYSHFLETVTGSSVIRAYGRSQDFEAISDAKVDTNQRSCYPYIASNRWLGVRVEFVGNCVVFFTALFAVIGRSSQSPGLVGLSVSYALQVTLALNWMIRTLSDLESNIVAVERVKGYSKTETEAPWVVEGSRPPAGWPLQGEVEFRNYSVRYRPGLELVLKDLSLQVRGGEKVGIVGRTGAGKSSMTLCLFRILEAAEGDILIDGLNVADIGLHDLRSQLTIIPQDPILFSGTLRMNLDPFGNYSEEDMWRVLELSHLHTFVSSQPAGLDFQCSEGGENLSVGQRQLVCLARALLRKSRILVLDEATAAIDLETDDLIQATIHTQCETCTVLTIAHRLNTIMDYTRVLVLDKGTIAEFDSPTNLIAARGIFYGMARDAGLA from the exons GACTCCAATCTGTCCGTGCACACAGACAACCCGGACGTCACTCCCTGCTTCCAGAACTCCGTGCTggcctgggtcccctgcatctaCCTGTGGGCTGCCCTGCCCTGCTACCTGTTCTACCTGCGGCACCGCCACCAAGGCTACATTGTTCTCTCTAGTCTCTCTAGGGTCAAGACG GCCTTGGGCGTCCTGCTGTGGTGTGTCTCCTGGATTGACCTCTTCTACTCCTTCCATGGCCTGGTCCATGGTTGGGCCCCTGCTCCCATCTTCTTTGTCACCCCCTTGGTGGTGGGGGTCACCATG CTGCTGGCCACCCTGCTGATCCAGTATGAGCGGCTGCAGGGGGTTCGGTCTTCGGGGGTCCTCATCATCTTCTGGTTCCTGTGTGTGGTCTGTGGCATCATCCCCTTCCGTTCCAAGATCCTTTCAGCTTTGGCACAG GGCAAGATCTCAGACCCCTTCCGCTTCACCACCTTCTATATCTACTTTGCCCTGGTGCTCTCTGCCCTTGTCCTCTCGTGCTCCAGGGAGAAGCCACCATTTTTCTCCCCCAAGAATATCGACCCC AACCCCTGCCCCGAGGCCGGAGCTGGCTTCCTCTCCCgcctgtctttctggtggtttACAAA GTTGGCCATCCTCAGCTACCGGCGGCCCTTGGAGGAGTGGGACCTCTGGTGCCTGAACAAGGAGGACCGCTCCCACGTGGTGGTGCAGAGGCtgctggaggagaggaagaagcaacaagagcaGGCAGCGCG ACACCAGGCTGCGGAGGCTTCTGGGAAGAGACTGTCCAGCGAGGGTGAGGTGTTGCTGGGGGGCCGGCCCCAGGCTCGGGAGCCCCCCTTCCTGCGGGCCCTGATGGCCACCTTTGGCTCCAGCTTCCTCCTCAGCATGTTCTTCAAGCTGACCCAGGACCTGCTGTCCTTCATCAACCCGCAGCTGCTGAG CGTCCTGATCAGATTTATTTCAAACCCCACGGCCCCCACCTGGTGGGGCTTTCTGGTGGCCGGGCTGATGTTCGTGTGCTCCGTGATGCAGACTCTGATCTTACACCAGTATTACCACTGCATCTTTGTGATGGGGTTGAGGTTTCGCACGGGCATCATAGGTGTCATCTATAGGAAG GCTCTGGTCATCACCAATTCAGTCAAACGTGAGTCCACTGTGGGAGAAATTGTTAACCTCATGTCGGTGGACGCCCAGCGCTTCATGGATGTTGTCCCCTTCATCAACCTGCTGTGGTCAGCACCACTGCAGATGATCCTGGCAGTGTACTTCCTCTGGCAG AACCTGGGTCCCTCTGTCCTGGCTGGAGTCGCTCTCATGGTCTTGCTGATTCCGCTCAATGGAGCCGTGGCTGTGAAAATGCGTGCGTTCCAG GTAGAGCAAATGAAACTCAAGGACTCACGCGTCAAGCTGATGAGCGAGATCCTGGGTGGCATCAAGGTGCTGAAGCTGTATGCCTGGGAGCCCAGCTTCTTGAAGCAGGTGGAGGACATCCGGCAGGAGGAGCTCCGGCTGATGCGCCAGGCTGCCTACCTCCACGCCACGTCCACTTTCATCTGGATCTGCACCCCCTTCCTG GTGACCCTGACCACCCTCGGGATGTACGTGTCCGTGGACAAGAACAATGTGCTGGATGCTGAGAAGGCCTTTGTGTCCGTGTCCCTGTTCAACATCTTAAAAATCCCCCTCAACATGCTGCCCCAGTTGATCAGCAACTTGGCCCAG ACCAGTGTGTCTCTGAAACGGATCCAGCATTTCCTGAGCCAAGATGAACTTGACTCCCAGTGTGTGGAAAGAAAGACCATCACCCCAG GCTATACTGTCACCATACACAATGGCACCTTCACCTGGTCCCAGAACCTACCACCCACCCTGCACAG CCTAGATATCCAGGTGCCAAAAGGGGCACTAGTGGCTGTGGTGGGGCCTGTGGGTTGTGGGAAGTCCTCCCTGTTGTCTGCCCTGCTGGGAGAGATGGAGAAGCTGGAAGGCAAGGTGTATATGAAG GGCTCCGTGGCCTACGTGCCCCAGCAGGCATGGATACAGAACTGCACTCTTCAGGAAAATGTGCTGTTTGGCCAAGCCCTGGACCCCAAGCGGTACCAACAGGCTCTGGAGGCCTGTGCCCTGCTGGCTGACCTGGAGGTGCTGCCTGGTGGAAGCAAGACAGAGATCGGAGAGAAG GGCATTAACCTGTCTGGGGGCCAGCGTCAGCGGGTCAGTCTGGCCCGAGCTGTCTACAGTGACGCTGACATTTTTTTGCTGGATGACCCATTGTCAGCCGTGGACTCCCACGTGGCCAAACATATCTTTGACCAAGTCATTGGGCCAGAAGGTGTGCTGGCAGGAAAG ACACGGGTGCTAGTGACGCATGGCATCAGCTTCCTGCCCCAGACGGACTTTGTCATAGTGCTAGCCGACGGGCAGGTGTCTGAGATTGGCACTTACGCAGCCCTGCTGCAGCGCAATGGCTCCTTTGCCAACTTTCTCCGCAACTATGCACCTGATGAGGGCAAGAAGCACCAGGAGGCCGACAGCAGGACCG CCTTGGAGGACAAAGAGGATGAGGAGGTGCTGCTGACTGAGGACCCGCTCAGCAATCACACAGACCTGACGGTTCATGAGCCAGTGACATACGAGGTCCAGAAGCAGTTTATGAG ACAGCTGAGTGCCATGTCCCTGGAAAGAGAGGGCCAGGGTCGGCCTGTGCCCAGGAGGCGCCTAGGTGCGGCAGAAAAGGTAGTGCAGGCAACAGAGGCCAAGGCGAGCCGTGTGCTGCTGACCCAGGAGGAGAAGGTGGAGATGGGCACT GTGAAGCTGAGGGTGTTCTGGGATTACGCCAGGGCCGTGGGGCTCTGTGCCATGCTGACCATCTGTCTGCTGCACGGGGGTCAAAGTGCGGCTGCCATTGGGGCCAACGTCTGGCTCAGTGCCTGGACCGGTGAGGCTGTGGTGAACGGCCAGCAGAACAACACCTCCCAGAGGCTGGGTGTCTACGCCGCCTTGGGAATTCTGCAAG GGCTCCTGGTGATGCTGTCAGCCATCATGATGGCGGTGGGAGGCGTCCAGGCCGCGCGCTTGCTTCACCAGGCACTGCTGTACAACAAGATGCGCTCGCCACAGTCCTTCTTCGATACGACGCCCTCAGGCCGCATCCTCAACCGCTTCTCCAAGGACGTCTACATCATCGATGAGGTTCTGGCTCCCACCATCCTGATGCTGCTGAATTCCTTCTACAACTCCATCTCCACCCTCGTGGTCATCGTGGCCAGCACGCCACTCTTTGCTGTGGTCATCCTGCCTTTGGCTGTCCTCTACCTCTTTGTGCAG CGCCTCTATGTGGCTACGTCACGGCAACTGAAGCGGCTGGAATCTGTCAGCCGCTCACCCATCTACTCCCACTTTTTGGAGACGGTGACCGGCTCCAGCGTCATCCGGGCCTATGGCCGCAGCCAGGACTTCGAGGCCATCAGTGATGCTAAGGTGGACACCAACCAGAGGAGCTGCTACCCTTACATCGCCTCCAACAG GTGGCTGGGGGTCCGAGTGGAGTTCGTGGGCAACTGTGTCGTGTTCTTCACTGCACTCTTTGCTGTGATTGGGAGAAGCAGCCAGAGTCCAGGGCTGGTGGGCCTGTCTGTGTCCTATGCCCTACAG GTGACGTTGGCTCTGAACTGGATGATACGAACGCTATCAGACTTGGAGTCTAATATTGTGGCCGTGGAGAGAGTCAAAGGGTACTCCAAGACGGAGACTGAG GCCCCCTGGGTGGTGGAGGGCAGCCGCCCACCAGCGGGCTGGCCACTGCAGGGTGAGGTGGAGTTCCGGAATTACTCTGTGCGCTACCGGCCGGGCCTGGAGCTGGTGCTGAAGGACCTGAGTCTACAAGTGCGAGGTGGCGAGAAG GTGGGGATCGTGGGCCGCACTGGGGCTGGCAAATCGTCCATGACCCTCTGCCTGTTCCGCATCCTGGAAGCCGCGGAGGGCGACATCCTCATCGACGGCCTCAATGTGGCTGACATCGGGCTCCATGACCTGCGTTCTCAGCTGACCATCATCCCCCAG GACCCCATCTTGTTCTCGGGGACCCTGCGCATGAACCTGGACCCCTTCGGCAATTACTCGGAGGAAGACATGTGGCGAGTCTTGGAGCTGTCCCACCTGCACACGTTTGTGAGCTCCCAGCCGGCAGGCCTGGACTTCCAGTGCTCCGAGGGCGGGGAGAATCTCAG CGTGGGCCAGCGGCAGCTTGTGTGCCTGGCCAGAGCCCTGCTTCGCAAGAGTCGCATCCTGGTTTTAGACGAGGCCACAGCCGCCATCGACCTGGAGACTGATGACCTCATCCAGGCCACCATCCACACCCAGTGTGAGACCTGCACGGTGCTGACCATCGCACATCGGCTCAACACCATCATGGACTACACCAG GGTCCTGGTCCTGGACAAAGGGACAATAGCTGAATTTGATTCTCCAACCAACCTCATTGCAGCCAGAGGCATCTTCTACGGGATGGCCAGAGATGCTGGACTTGCCTAA